GCCCGGAGGGTTTCTTCTGTCTTCGTTTCGAACTGTCACTGTCACGACCACAATATCTATATTAGTGGGTGCTAATATTAGCAATTGCTAAGATGAGCGAACGACAAATCGACGGGCCGGCTCCACCGGACGACTCGCAGACGGTCGACTGTTGCTCGACCGGCCACTCCCTGCCGGAAGATGCGGTCGCCGCCGACGTGCAAACGCTTGCGACCCTCGGGAACGATACCCGCTACGAAGCGCTTCGGCTCATCGCCGCGGCCGACGACGGTATCTGCGTCTGTGAACTCGAGCCGTCCCTCGGCGTGAGTCAGGGTGCGGTCAGTCAGGCCC
This portion of the Natrinema salinisoli genome encodes:
- a CDS encoding ArsR/SmtB family transcription factor → MSERQIDGPAPPDDSQTVDCCSTGHSLPEDAVAADVQTLATLGNDTRYEALRLIAAADDGICVCELEPSLGVSQGAVSQALSRLFSAGLVDRRKEGRWRYYTATPRAERLLRVLDETRSVDDD